In one window of Pieris brassicae chromosome 10, ilPieBrab1.1, whole genome shotgun sequence DNA:
- the LOC123715426 gene encoding trypsin-like isoform X2, which produces MLCRRLIVLLVFIVCSLGQDYEYTGLLNIECMQQYYRIYITRTIPPRTYYYHHEVLAADTYSRYYDFDGSVDIGWRIVGGQLVDIKEVPYQVLYGKYCGGTLIAPEWVITAAHCKEKAEFVYVGSTQRSQATPYKICAHYTHPLWNQSKLHTHDYDYQLILLEKAVPVTATTRPIAIGNIGDVRPGVMIGISGWGHLSYSKKSRMQDYLRRVFVPVMADELCKEMPDGNYNMITPRMFCAGYINGTKDSCQGDSGGPAVVNAKLVGIVSYGVGCAGAGHPGVYSLVPVARQWIRSVTGLPL; this is translated from the exons ATGTTGTGTCGTCGATTGATTGTGTTACTAGTGTTTATTGTTTGTTCTTTAGGTCAAGATTATG AATATACAGGACTCCTTAATATAGAGTGCATGCAGCAGTACTACCGAATCTACATAACAAGAACTATTCCACCTAGAACCTACTATTACCACCACGAAGTTCTTGCCGCAGATACCTACTCGCGTTACTACGATTTTGATGGTAGCGTTGAT ATTGGCTGGCGTATAGTCGGTGGTCAGTTGGTGGACATAAAAGAAGTTCCGTACCAGGTTCTATATGGCAAGTACTGCGGTGGGACACTTATAGCTCCTGAGTGGGTGATCACCGCAGCCCACTGTAA agAAAAAGCGGAATTTGTATATGTCGGATCGACACAACGCAGCCAGGCGACGCCCTACAAAATTTGTGCCCATTACACCCATCCCTTGTGGAACCAGTCAAAACTCCACACTCATGACTATGATTACCAGCTCATTTTACTGGAGAAAGCTGTTCCCGTCACAGCTACCACTAGGCCCATCGCGATTGGCAATATTGGAGATGTTAGACCCGGCGTCATGATTGGCATTAGCGGATGGGGGCATTTATCTTATAGTAAG aaaagccGCATGCAAGACTATTTGCGACGCGTATTTGTGCCAGTGATGGCAGACGAGCTCTGTAAAGAGATGCCTGACGGCAACTATAACATGATTACACCAAGAATGTTTTGCGCTGGATACATCAATGGGACAAAGGATTCATGTCAG GGTGACTCGGGCGGACCAGCAGTTGTTAACGCAAAATTGGTTGGCATAGTGTCATACGGTGTCGGATGCGCCGGTGCCGGACATCCCGGCGTCTACAGCCTTGTGCCCGTAGCCAGGCAGTGGATACGAAGTGTCACCGGTCTACCTTTATAA
- the LOC123715426 gene encoding trypsin-like isoform X1 → MLCRRLIVLLVFIVCSLGQDYDEQTSHTKTVINGRDYAMDWTPQVKEYTGLLNIECMQQYYRIYITRTIPPRTYYYHHEVLAADTYSRYYDFDGSVDIGWRIVGGQLVDIKEVPYQVLYGKYCGGTLIAPEWVITAAHCKEKAEFVYVGSTQRSQATPYKICAHYTHPLWNQSKLHTHDYDYQLILLEKAVPVTATTRPIAIGNIGDVRPGVMIGISGWGHLSYSKKSRMQDYLRRVFVPVMADELCKEMPDGNYNMITPRMFCAGYINGTKDSCQGDSGGPAVVNAKLVGIVSYGVGCAGAGHPGVYSLVPVARQWIRSVTGLPL, encoded by the exons ATGTTGTGTCGTCGATTGATTGTGTTACTAGTGTTTATTGTTTGTTCTTTAGGTCAAGATTATG ACGAGCAAACAAGTCACacaaaaacagtaataaatgGTAGAGATTATGCTATGGATTGGACACCCCAAGTAAAAG AATATACAGGACTCCTTAATATAGAGTGCATGCAGCAGTACTACCGAATCTACATAACAAGAACTATTCCACCTAGAACCTACTATTACCACCACGAAGTTCTTGCCGCAGATACCTACTCGCGTTACTACGATTTTGATGGTAGCGTTGAT ATTGGCTGGCGTATAGTCGGTGGTCAGTTGGTGGACATAAAAGAAGTTCCGTACCAGGTTCTATATGGCAAGTACTGCGGTGGGACACTTATAGCTCCTGAGTGGGTGATCACCGCAGCCCACTGTAA agAAAAAGCGGAATTTGTATATGTCGGATCGACACAACGCAGCCAGGCGACGCCCTACAAAATTTGTGCCCATTACACCCATCCCTTGTGGAACCAGTCAAAACTCCACACTCATGACTATGATTACCAGCTCATTTTACTGGAGAAAGCTGTTCCCGTCACAGCTACCACTAGGCCCATCGCGATTGGCAATATTGGAGATGTTAGACCCGGCGTCATGATTGGCATTAGCGGATGGGGGCATTTATCTTATAGTAAG aaaagccGCATGCAAGACTATTTGCGACGCGTATTTGTGCCAGTGATGGCAGACGAGCTCTGTAAAGAGATGCCTGACGGCAACTATAACATGATTACACCAAGAATGTTTTGCGCTGGATACATCAATGGGACAAAGGATTCATGTCAG GGTGACTCGGGCGGACCAGCAGTTGTTAACGCAAAATTGGTTGGCATAGTGTCATACGGTGTCGGATGCGCCGGTGCCGGACATCCCGGCGTCTACAGCCTTGTGCCCGTAGCCAGGCAGTGGATACGAAGTGTCACCGGTCTACCTTTATAA